The following proteins come from a genomic window of Edaphobacter sp. 4G125:
- the murI gene encoding glutamate racemase translates to MKTIGVFDSGFGGLTVLRELLPLIPDTRFVYLGDTARLPYGSKSHETIARYAISSAKFLADQGAELLVIACNTATALALEDIRTALPLPVVGVVEPGAQAALVAAEKSPQGIAGSHVLVLATTATTQSGAYSRTLHQLGLRVTEKACPLLVPLVEEGWLDQPAHMAVTLEVLRLYLLEALEQAPEANILLLGCTHYPLLKPLIETTLKTLHHPMQIIDSAAATASAVAASIPGATPIAEGSPGCVFYATDSIEKFQRLGSAFLNQTLPSVELVDLGG, encoded by the coding sequence ATGAAAACGATCGGCGTCTTCGATTCCGGATTTGGCGGACTGACCGTACTGCGCGAGCTTCTGCCGTTGATCCCGGATACCCGTTTCGTCTACCTCGGCGATACAGCGCGGCTCCCCTATGGGTCGAAATCTCACGAGACGATCGCACGTTACGCGATCTCCAGCGCAAAGTTTCTTGCCGATCAAGGAGCCGAACTCCTGGTGATTGCCTGCAATACCGCGACTGCACTGGCGCTTGAGGATATTCGCACCGCGCTTCCCCTCCCTGTAGTGGGTGTGGTCGAACCCGGAGCGCAAGCTGCCCTGGTGGCTGCGGAGAAGAGCCCCCAAGGCATCGCCGGATCTCACGTTCTGGTGCTCGCGACGACCGCAACAACGCAATCTGGAGCCTATAGTCGCACTCTGCATCAGCTTGGACTTCGTGTGACTGAAAAAGCCTGCCCGCTTTTAGTACCGCTCGTTGAGGAGGGCTGGCTCGACCAGCCAGCACATATGGCGGTCACACTTGAGGTGCTACGGCTTTATCTGCTGGAAGCCCTGGAACAGGCTCCGGAGGCTAACATCCTGTTGCTGGGTTGCACCCATTACCCACTGCTGAAACCACTGATCGAAACTACCTTGAAGACGCTGCATCATCCCATGCAAATCATCGATTCGGCAGCAGCAACTGCAAGCGCTGTCGCGGCTAGCATTCCAGGAGCGACACCCATTGCGGAAGGATCGCCGGGATGCGTCTTCTATGCCACCGACTCCATCGAAAAGTTCCAACGGCTTGGTTCCGCATTTCTCAACCAGACATTACCATCTGTGGAACTCGTCGACCTGGGCGGCTGA
- a CDS encoding prephenate dehydratase, with translation MKIAIQGELGSNSHMATLAMLGNDISDLGIVPCNVSAEVMARVISGEADAAVLPIENSLHGSVAEHYDLLLELDVRIERESLLRIRHNLITAPGVKLTEIRRVISHPVALSQCRKFLALHPEFEVMPFYDTAGSVKHVMEQGLRDVAGIAPELAATQYGGEILVSSIEDHTQNFTRFHLIRRREDPWLAGPLQPEDKMSLAFAIDHRPGTLVAALERLAGAGVNLTKIESRPVPGSPWEYVFYVDGRFDRPEKAEVAVAAMTEHCRMIKVLGRYRAAAVTTE, from the coding sequence TTGAAGATCGCGATTCAGGGAGAACTGGGTTCTAACAGCCACATGGCGACGTTAGCCATGCTGGGCAACGATATTTCTGATCTTGGCATCGTTCCGTGCAATGTTTCAGCCGAGGTGATGGCGCGAGTGATCTCCGGCGAAGCTGATGCCGCAGTGCTCCCCATTGAAAACAGCCTTCACGGCTCGGTTGCAGAGCATTATGATCTTCTGCTCGAACTCGATGTGCGCATCGAACGCGAGAGCCTGCTTCGTATTCGACATAATCTGATTACAGCTCCTGGAGTAAAGCTGACTGAGATTCGTCGAGTCATTTCGCATCCGGTCGCACTCTCTCAATGCAGGAAGTTTCTCGCTTTGCATCCCGAGTTCGAGGTGATGCCGTTCTACGATACGGCGGGCAGTGTGAAGCATGTCATGGAGCAAGGACTAAGAGACGTTGCAGGAATCGCGCCTGAATTGGCCGCAACCCAGTATGGAGGCGAGATTCTTGTCTCCTCCATTGAGGACCATACGCAGAACTTCACGCGTTTCCATCTAATACGCCGCAGAGAAGATCCCTGGCTGGCTGGTCCTCTGCAGCCAGAAGATAAGATGAGTCTTGCTTTTGCGATAGATCATCGTCCGGGTACGCTTGTGGCTGCACTCGAACGTCTCGCTGGGGCCGGGGTCAATCTGACGAAGATCGAGTCCAGGCCAGTCCCCGGAAGCCCCTGGGAGTATGTGTTCTATGTCGACGGTCGCTTTGATCGTCCAGAAAAGGCAGAGGTAGCCGTTGCGGCGATGACAGAGCACTGCAGAATGATTAAAGTGCTTGGGCGCTATCGAGCGGCTGCCGTTACGACAGAGTAA
- a CDS encoding BON domain-containing protein has protein sequence MERTKNIAAILVAFLLIAGSGRSIAQSQPANSQDTEIQADVAKALDNKRFKDVQATVHSGIVTLRGTVGLYADKEDADKKAHHRKNVKAVQNLIEVAGPTVEDVTLRNKLAEKLTYDRVGYGTTAFNAFTISVQNGIVTLGGVAYGPTDKDSALSLVANYPGVKDVVDNIEVAPVSSMDDRIRLATARAVYGAPQLNKYAIDPAKPIRITVINGNVTLSGMVDNQSDKDVANIRANGVPGVFKVVNLLQVAGETNEK, from the coding sequence ATGGAGAGAACGAAAAATATTGCCGCAATACTGGTTGCTTTTTTGTTGATCGCGGGATCAGGCAGAAGCATTGCCCAGTCCCAGCCAGCTAATTCGCAGGACACCGAGATTCAGGCAGATGTTGCCAAGGCACTGGATAACAAGAGATTCAAAGATGTTCAGGCTACCGTGCACAGCGGAATTGTGACCCTACGGGGGACAGTTGGTCTTTACGCCGATAAAGAAGACGCAGATAAGAAAGCTCATCATCGTAAAAATGTAAAAGCCGTTCAGAATCTTATCGAGGTCGCAGGTCCGACCGTTGAAGATGTGACGTTGAGAAATAAATTGGCAGAAAAGTTGACCTATGACCGTGTGGGCTATGGGACGACAGCTTTCAACGCCTTTACCATCAGCGTGCAGAACGGCATTGTCACTCTGGGGGGAGTGGCTTACGGTCCTACCGATAAGGACTCCGCGTTGAGTCTTGTAGCGAACTATCCCGGCGTAAAAGATGTTGTCGATAACATTGAAGTCGCTCCGGTTTCATCCATGGATGACCGGATTCGCCTCGCCACGGCGCGGGCTGTCTATGGAGCGCCGCAGCTTAACAAGTATGCGATTGATCCGGCAAAGCCGATTCGTATTACGGTCATCAATGGAAACGTCACGTTGTCGGGCATGGTAGATAACCAGAGTGACAAGGATGTAGCAAATATCCGGGCCAATGGCGTTCCTGGGGTCTTCAAGGTGGTCAATCTCCTCCAGGTCGCGGGAGAAACGAACGAGAAATAG
- a CDS encoding UbiA-like polyprenyltransferase → MSLWKSTAVTLEMIKWEHSIFALPFALTGAVLAAGSWPSARVLGWIIVCMVAARSAAMAFNRLVDARLDAANPRTSMRAIPAGVLSARFVAGFVLISSAVFFLGAAMLNRLTLLLAPVALAVVLGYSYMKRVTRWSHLVLGLALGIAPSAAWIAVRGSLDPRIILLTLAVLLWVGGFDVLYACQDFEHDRNVGLNSVPQAFGLTGAFWIARIMHLGMLVTLFGLVHSFHLGRVAVVGICVVALLLLYEHLIVSPKDIRRMNAAFFTLNGIISVVFFGFIATDVLLRR, encoded by the coding sequence ATGAGTTTGTGGAAGAGTACTGCTGTCACGCTTGAGATGATCAAGTGGGAGCACTCAATTTTTGCCCTGCCATTTGCCCTTACAGGTGCTGTCCTGGCCGCTGGTTCCTGGCCGTCGGCTCGTGTTCTAGGGTGGATCATTGTCTGCATGGTTGCTGCGCGTTCTGCTGCCATGGCCTTCAATCGTCTGGTTGATGCCAGGTTGGATGCAGCAAATCCGCGAACATCGATGCGTGCCATTCCAGCCGGAGTGTTGAGTGCGCGGTTCGTCGCCGGATTCGTCCTGATCTCTTCTGCGGTCTTCTTTCTCGGCGCTGCGATGCTCAACCGGCTTACGTTGCTGCTGGCGCCGGTGGCCTTGGCGGTGGTGCTCGGCTACAGCTATATGAAAAGGGTTACGCGTTGGTCTCATCTCGTCCTGGGATTGGCCCTGGGAATCGCACCTTCTGCTGCTTGGATTGCAGTAAGGGGATCGCTCGATCCGAGAATCATCCTTTTAACGCTTGCGGTTCTGCTATGGGTAGGAGGCTTCGACGTCCTTTATGCCTGCCAGGACTTCGAGCATGATCGCAACGTTGGTCTAAATAGTGTTCCGCAGGCATTCGGCCTTACAGGCGCATTCTGGATCGCTCGAATCATGCACCTTGGAATGCTGGTGACTTTATTCGGGCTGGTTCATTCTTTTCATCTGGGCAGGGTGGCTGTGGTCGGAATCTGCGTGGTCGCTCTCCTCTTGCTGTATGAACACCTGATCGTTTCACCAAAAGATATCCGAAGAATGAATGCAGCTTTTTTTACCTTGAATGGAATCATCTCGGTTGTGTTCTTCGGCTTTATCGCGACCGATGTCCTTCTCCGCAGATAA
- a CDS encoding lmo0937 family membrane protein, protein MLWTITIILFILWILGLVSSYTLGGWIHILLVLAIIVLIFNLLSGRRAL, encoded by the coding sequence ATGCTTTGGACGATAACGATCATTCTATTTATTCTCTGGATCCTTGGATTAGTAAGCAGTTATACCCTAGGTGGCTGGATCCATATCCTTCTGGTTTTGGCGATTATTGTGCTGATCTTCAATCTGCTGAGCGGTCGCAGAGCTTTATAG
- a CDS encoding EVE domain-containing protein — protein sequence MPYLLKTEPNKYSYDDLVRDGETTWDGISNNQALLTLRNMKKGDKLVIYHSNIGKAAVGTAKVVSVDPSDPKNPIVRIAPVKKLKREKPLAEIRESSIFKGSILFRQFRLSVVPITEEQYDWLTLS from the coding sequence ATGCCCTACCTGCTCAAGACCGAACCAAACAAGTATTCCTATGATGATCTCGTCCGCGATGGAGAAACCACCTGGGATGGAATCTCAAATAATCAAGCTCTGCTGACGCTGCGCAATATGAAGAAGGGCGATAAGCTCGTCATCTATCACTCCAATATCGGCAAAGCCGCAGTGGGCACGGCAAAGGTTGTCTCGGTTGATCCGAGTGACCCAAAGAATCCCATCGTCCGCATTGCTCCGGTCAAGAAACTGAAGCGCGAAAAGCCGCTAGCCGAGATCCGGGAATCCTCAATCTTCAAAGGCTCCATCCTCTTCCGTCAGTTCCGCCTCTCGGTGGTGCCAATTACGGAAGAGCAGTACGACTGGCTTACTCTGTCGTAA